The genomic segment AAATGGAAGACCACTTCTCCCAATGTGAAGGTCGGTGATCTTGTAGTCGTAATGGACGATCTACTACCGCCTAGTGACTGGCGACTGGGAAGAGTGTCTAAGACCTACAGCGGTTCCGATAGGAACACCAGAATTGCGGATGTGAAGATCGCATCCGGGGTCATTACTCGACCAATCGTTAAACTATGTCACTTACCCATACTTGATCAAACCCAATAGGGGAAATTATTACCGCATAAGTGTGTCTGCTTCTCCCctcatttccatttcctttactTTTCATACCCGTTTATATACTCTATCTCACTCTCATTTGTTTTCTCATTTCTTGCTTACCTCAACAGTCAATAAACATCTGTCTACTTTCAGGTCAAAATGAGTGCCCAAAACCTCTACAAGTGCATGTTGTGCAAAAAACGCCATGCCCTCAGATACTGCCCAATTTTCATCCAGATGACGGTGGAGGACAGGAGGGTAGTAGTTCGACAGCACAACTACTGCCGAAATTGTCTGGCGAAAAGCCACACACTTGATGACTGCCAGTCGGCAGAGACTTGTCGAAAATGTGGGTTTCGGCATCACACCATGCTGCACCCACGAAAACTCACCTTCAACTCCAGCAGCTCTACCATCACCACCAAATCGACCTCATCAAGACAACAACCCCAAAAGAAACCACCAACTTTAGCACGGCCTCGACGACAACAATCAACATCAACTCCGGCCCAACGCAAACAACCAGCTAAATCACGCCTTGGCCAACGTCAACACACAGCCTCAGCTGGTCAACAACAGCGACAACCCAAAAAACGCTACAGGTCTCAGAGTCAAAGAGGCCGCCTGCCACCAAAGCCAAGACCTCAGCAAAAGCCAAGACCTCAACAGAAGCCAAAGCCACAGAAAGCCAAAAAAAGACGCTCAGCAGCCCCTCAACCGAATTACTTGATACTGTCAGAGGCTATAAAGTCCTTGGCGACCGTACTTTGCGCTTCCTCATCAAATTTTGCGTAACCGCAAGGCCGGcgccatggacaaatttgcatttgtcccTTAAAAATTAAGAACATATCGTAGAATAAGTTGTATGAATTATTGAATTGTATTGTGAATTGATATGAATTGTCTAGCGTATAAGAGATCCTTTTTTGCCATCCGTACTAGATTGTAAGACTATTGTGAATTGTTAGTTATAAGCCTTTTAGTACTGCAGCTCACTTGCCCTTTCtgtaatttttaaaacttcACTTCTTCCACAACCGCAGCAAGGTGAGCATCCACACTCTTTTCTCCTCTCCTAATAAAACCCTTACCTTTGTAATCTCGCAACCGAAACACTTACCATCTTTTTATTTCCACTTGTCTCTTTTGGGTTTATCTCCTCTTTTTTCTAACTTATTATTCCTCTGTGCGTGAGGAATAATAAGCTTAGTAAACCGCCTAAATTACAGTCCACTCATCATCAGCCATCGAGGGAATTCCGATTGTGACGTCATCTCTCTCGATCACTCACCCCCGCTCCGTCTACATTGGAATCCCACTacattaaaccatatttggcacagttattggatatcataacaaaacacgtagtgcaaaatttcattccaatcggataagaattgcgcattctagaggctcaagaagtcaagacccaagaacggtttatattgcagctatatcaggctatggaccgatgtgaaccatacttggcacagttgttggatatcataacaaaacacatcgtgcaaaatttcattccactcggataggaattgcgcactttagaggctcaagaagtcaagaccccagatcggtttatatggcagctatatcaggttataaaccgatttaaaccatacttggcacaattgttggatataataacgaaacacgtcgtgcaagatttcattccaatcggataagaattgcgcactctagaggctcaagaagtcaagacccaagatcggtttatatggcagctatatcaggttataaaccgatttgaaccatacttggcacagttgttggatatcgtaacaaaacacgtcgtgtaaaatttcatcccaatcggataaaaattgcgcactctagaggctcaagaagtcaagacccaagatcggtttatatggcagctatatcaaaacatggaccgatatggcccatttacaataccaaccgacctacactaataagaagtatttgtgcaaaatttcaagcggctagctttactccttcggaagttagcgtgctttcgacagacagacggacggacggacggacagacggacggacggacggacagacggacggacatggctagatcgacataaaatttcacgacgatcaagaatatatatactttatagggtctcagacgaatatttcgagtagttacaatcacaatgacgaaattagtataccccccatcttatggtggaggatataaaaaaaatatgtttttatagaaatttttctcaaaattaaatttcagtaaaaatttttcacagcactttcttgttggaaattattccgaaatttagtcttttagacatttttttatttttatacccaccaccgaaggatgggggtatattcattttgtcattccgattgcaacacatcgaaatatccatttccgaccctataaagtatgtatattcttgatcagcgtaaaaatctaagacgatctagacatgtccgtccgtctgtctgttgaaatcacgctactttaagaatagagatattgaaagctgaaactttgcacagattctttgttttgtccataagctggttaagtttgaagatgggctatatgggactatatcttgataaagcccccatatagaccgatttgccgatttagggtcttaggcccataaaagccacatttattatccgattttgccgaaatttggcacagtgagttaagttaagcccctcgacatagtactgcaatatggctcaaatcggttcagatttggatatagctgccatatagaccgatctctcgatttaaggttttgggtccataaaaggcgcatttgttgtccgatgtcgccgaaatttgggacagtgagttatgttaagtccctcgacgttgttctgcaatatggtacagatcggtctagatttggatataggtgccaaacagtacgatttctcgattttaggtttcgggtccataaaaggcgcatttattgtccgatttcgtcgaaatttgggtcagtaagttgtgttaggcccttcgacattcgtatgcaactttgcccaaatcgctccaaatttggatatagctgccatatagatatcttgatatttcgatttaaagtcctggcccgATAAAAGGAGTATTTACATTCcgattttgttaggcttttcgacatttgtgtcgtatatggttcagatcggtttatttttagatatagcttcttaaAACACCAATGTCTtggtatacacaattgaacaatgaccagatcggaacatatttcgttatatttggttgcccaaaaagtaattgcggatttttcatatagtcggcattgacaaattttttcacagcttgtgactccgtaattgcattctttcttctgtctgttatcagctgttacttttagcttgctttagaaaaaaagtgtaaaaaaagtatatttgattaaagttcattctaagttttattaaaaatacatttactttcttttaaaaaatccgcaattactttttggccaaaccaatagttgctatggggcataaggtatgcatttgcatcagattttgacaaaatgtggttaatatatatacctgaggtggtgggtaatccgaccgggccgaacttagagcttttttacttttttttcaaaaatgttttttttttttcaatttttacccCCACAGTTCAAGCGTGTGTTTACCCTATAAAGCAAAGATGTTTTGCGTTCGTTGTTTACCTTTCTCTCATTGTTTGTATCTTCGCAATACTACTGCCTTTTATAGAAGTTATCAACACAATTAGCAAATATGAGATAGAAATACAAGAAAATTGTAATTAAAGATATGATGGGTATTGGTGTTTGTCTGGTAGGTAAATTTGTTTTAGAAATAACAATACAATGTTTACCTCTCGACACACAGGTACCAATTGGAAATGAAAGTCAAATACCAATGAATTTCAAACAATAAGACAAGTGAGTTTACAGTTTATAGAAATCCAGGTTTCCTAGACATTATGGGGGAAGTTTAGGCTTATCTTGAAGCCGTTCTTGAGGCTGAGTGTGAGCCCACTATcgtaaggattttttttttctaatttggctgaatttttgtatgTGCTTTTtgcttatgaccttcaacatctgtgcttagtatggttaaaaATCGACCAATATCCAAATTGCTTGCATATGGCACCTGGCGGGCGACACTCTTAACCTATTTTccatgacttttgtttgtgattTTCTGTCAAGATCTCGAACATGTTTGCTAcgcatggtttgaatcgatgCATAAACTGATGAATCCTATGGAGGGCACCGTTTATATGTAGTCAAAATGTTGCAAGCAATATggcgttatgacttgcaacatataggttaggttagcctATCTGAGCCTCTTTTCCACAAAGACCACATATAACTCCAATATTTACAGTGCCGGTCAAAATAATAGCACCAGAAAGGTTACCTGCACAATGGTGTACAATATACACATTAAATTAGTTTTTATGGGGAAGATTGACAATTATGTTATCCTTTGAAAACGTATACATTTGTCCATCATATTGCATTTGTGTGTATTCTAATCGATTTTTCATGTTGGAGTAGAGCTAACTAactaaacaacaagtaaaagagtgttaagttcggcctggtcgaatcttatataccctccacaatggatcgcatttgtcgagttcttttcccggcatctcttcttaggcaaaaaaggataaaagaaaagatttgctctgctattagagcgatatcaagatatggttcggtttggaccacagttaaattatatgttggagacctgtgtaagatgttagccaattcgaataagaattgcgccctttgggggctcaagaagtaaaatagagagatcgatttatatgggagctgtatcggaggccaccgtagcgcagaggttagcatgtccgcctattacgctgaacgcctgggttcgaatcctggcgagaccattagaaaaaacaaaaaatttgagcggtggttttcccctcctaatgctggcaacatttgtgaggtactatgccatgtaaaacttctctccaaagaggtgtcgcactgcggcacgccgttcggactcggctaaaaaaggaggccgcttatcattgagcttgaatcggactgcactcattgatatgtgagaagtttgcccctgttccttagtggaatgttcatgggcaaaatttgaaatttgcatttttgctgtatcgggctatataccaattcaaaccataataaaaacgtatgtttatggtcatgagaggatccatcgtacaaaatttcaggcaaatcggataataattgcgacctctagacgctcaagaagtcaagataccagaccggtttatatggcagctatatcaggccatggaccgattttaaccatacttgccacagttgttggatatcacaacaaaacacgtcgtgcaaaatttcattccaatcggataagaattgcgcgctctaagggctcaagaagtcaagacccaagatcggtttatatggcagctatatcaggttatgaaccgatttgaaccatactttgcatagtggttggatatcataactaaacacgtcgcgcaaaatttcattgcaatcggatacgaattgcgcgctctaagggctcaagaagtcaagacccaagatcggtttatatggcagctatatcagattatgaaccgatttgaaccatactttgcacagttgttggatgtcatagcaaaacacgtcatgcaaaatttcattctaatcggatgataatcgcgcactctagagactcaagaagtcaagacccaagatcggtttatatggcagctatatcaaaacatggaccgatatggcccatttacaataccaaccgacctacactaataagaagtatttgtgcaaaatttcaagcggctagctttactccttcggaagttaacgtgctttcgacagacagacggacggactaggctagatcgacataaattgtcgcgacgatcaagaatatatatactttatggggtctcagacgaatatttcgagtagttgcaaacagaaggacgaaattagtacacccccatcccatggtggagggtataaaaaatcgacATGGATAACTCTCTCCTTAAGAGCGCAGAATAAAATCATGGATGTCGAGGATTCTATGTCAAGATATATATGGAGGGATTTCAGCAAACAGACTGTCGAAAATGTCTGTATTCTCTATGAATAACGACGATCTAGTACTTTGTGATATTTAAAACGTTATTTGCGATGTGGCAAATGGAATGCCAAAATGGTCAACTCTTTGGTAGTGGGTATTAAAACATATAACGAATTTCAGGATTGTagtacatttggtaggttttggccGGGTTTAGTaggaggctcatgaagtcaaatcgggaggtcggtttatgtgggagctatatcaggtttatggCCTGAGTTCATTGgaaaagtcattgtacaaaacgtcagcaaaatctgataagaattgggccctctagaggcccaagaagtaaagtctttagatcggtttatatgggagctatatctacatatggaccgatatggcccatttacaatcccaaccgacctcattaataggaagtttttgtgcaaaatttcaatcgcctagctttcctccttggaaagttagcgtgctttccacagacagagagacagatggacagacggacggacatggctagatggacttaaaatgtcaagacgatcaagaatatatatattgggttgcccaaaaagtaattgcggattttttaaaagaaattaaatgcatttttaataaaacttagaatgaactttaatcaaatatactttttttacactttttttctaaagcaagctaatagtaacagctgataactgacagaagaaagaatgcaattacagattcacaagctgtgaaaaaacttgtcaacgccgactatatgaaaaatccgcaattactttttgggcatcccaatatatatatatatatatatatagttcatGAGGTCTtggatcaatattttgaagtgttgcaaacaaacaagaaataaaAGCCATTGAAATGTAATATAGGGTATCTGGAGCTCTTTTTCctaagaaagatgtcaaaatcTTGTCCATTTATTTGGAAAGCGTTGCTTTGCGATCATTACATActaatatcaaatatcaaaaatttttgattgttGGAAACTCTAATTAAAACCCCCAAATGGTTCCTGTTTCTATTGTATCAACATAATTTTTGGCCTATTCGTTGTATAAGGTGCTACTATTTCGaatgctgattttttttatacccaccaccgaaggatgggggtatattcattttgtcattccgtttgcaacacatcgaaatatccatttccgaccctataaagtatatatattctagatcagcgtaaaaatctaagacgatctaggcatgtccgtccgtctgtccgtctatctgttgaaatcacgctacagtcttcaaaaatagagatattgagttgaaattttgcacagagtctttttctatccataagcaggttaagttcgaagatgcgctatatcggactatatcttgatatagcccccatatagatcgatccgccgatttagggtctaaggcccacaaaagctacatttaatattcgattttgttgaagtttgggacagagagttgtgttaggcccccgaacgtctttcgttaattttgcccagatcggccaagatttggatataactgccacatagaccgatcctcagatttagggtctaaggcccataaaagccacatttattatccgattttgctgaaatttggcacagtaagttgtgttaggcccttcgacatttttcgtcaatttggcttagatcggtccagatttgaatatagctgccacatagaccgatcctccgatttagggtcttaggcccataaaagccacatttattatccgattttgctgaaatttgggacagtgtcttatgttaggccctccaacgatcttcgttaatttggctcagatcggccaagatttggatataactgccacatagaccgatcctcagatttagggtcttaggcccataaaagccacatttattttccgattttgctgaaatttgggaccgtgagttgtattaggccttccgacattcttcgtcaatttggcgcagatcggtccagatttggatatagctgccatatagaccgatcttccggtttagtgtcttaggcccataaaagacacatttattactcgattttgctgaaatttgagacagtgagttgtgttaggcccttcgatatccttcgtcaatttggctcagatcggtccagatttatatatagctgccatatagaccgatcctccgatttagggtcttaggcccaaaagagccacatttagtatccgattttgatggaacagtgagtgagttgtgtcaagcccacgacttccttcgtaaatttgatccagatcggtcgagattcggaatgaaaggtggtttacatatatacccgaggtggtgggtatccaaagttcggctcggccgaacttaacgcctttttacttgttttttttttgcaaaaagttaATATATATAAACCCTTATCAAAATCCATTTAGTTGCAAATTTTAAACTTAAACGAAATCGttgaaacaaaaatataaatggtTTGGAAGTTATATGGAGTAAAACCGAAAAATTTATAGTGGTGCTATTATTTTGACCGCAGCTGTATATCTTTCGAATTGACATATTGACCACGTTGAAGTCCCAATCCTTATTAAAATGTGatgcaaatttgtatgtgatCTTCTGTTGTGTTTCTACAACGTCGTTGGCCGGTATGATCCATTGAGGTCATATAGAAAACCAGTAAGTAAAAGCATAAGTAGGGCGGTGCAGACTGTATAATGCCctaatctgaacggatttctttgaaattcgcaaataaTGTCGAGAGACATAATAAAATCCCTCTTGTCAAACTTCGAAGGATtcggctaacaaatgagcactctattgcaatatttctcaaaatcggaggaacatacgtaatggagctatatccaaatctgaacggatttttttttttgcaattttagtATGCTTCGTCTcttcgccaaaaaaaaaaatgtacgtgccgaatttgaagacgatcggatgaaacttGCGACCTGTTGTTTGCACAGAAATcaacatggatagacggacagacagacagacggatatagcaaaatcgaatcagaaagcagttctgagtcgatcgctatatttatcaataggtctatctctctaATTTTTAGTTATGACCCACCCTGTAAACCAGTGGTGGTGTGTATAGGGTATAATAATCTTCCGATACATGATGTAGGGTGTATAAGAACCGTTCCGATATAGCCTTACTCAGTTTATGTTTTTTTCAGACATTCCTAGAACTGTTAACAAGCACGCctagaatttcttttttttctcgttttttttAGTGCCAAAATTCTCCAGAGAGAGGCTAAAGATGATTCCTCAACCCCATGGGTAAACTGGGATTTTAGCATTAAACATTTACCATTCAAATTCCAAAATCTAACAGAATAGCAGCCATTAAATATGGCTAGCAAATAATCACTATTTTGTTGTATGAAACATTTATCCATAATTGTATAGGatgtgggggtatactaatctggtcaatcggtttgtaacacctcgaaatattgatctaaggcgCCATatggtatacatattcttgatcgtctcgacattcagagtcgatctacccatgtcggtccgttcgtccgtccgtctgtcgaaaacacagcggtcgaacgcataaagctagctgcttgaaattctgcaatgATACTTCtatttaatgtaggtcgttggaaattgcaaatgggtcatataggttaaaattttgctatagctgctatataaaccaatctcccgatttgacttcttgagccctgaaagccgcaatttttgtccgatttggcttgaattttgcatgtagtgttgtgttacgacttgcaacaactgtgccaagtatagttcaaatcggtaaataacctgatatagctgcagtataaaccaatctctcgattttccttggtgagtccctggaagccaaaattgttgttcgatttagcttaaaattttgcggaTAGTGGTCCgcacagtccaaatcggtatcatatagctcccatataaaccgactttccgatttgactttttgggcccttactagccgcaattttagcccgatttgcctaaaatgttgcataaaattttctgttatgactttcaaccactgtacaaagtaaagtccaaatcattctgtaacctggtacagcttccatatataaactgatctcccgatttgacttcttgggtccttacaagccgcattttttgtccgattgctctgttacgacttccaacagctgtgcaaagtacggtgcaaatcggtctataacctgatatagctcccatataaaccggtctcccgatttgacttcttgagtccctg from the Stomoxys calcitrans chromosome 1, idStoCalc2.1, whole genome shotgun sequence genome contains:
- the LOC131994087 gene encoding activating signal cointegrator 1 complex subunit 2 homolog; translation: MSAQNLYKCMLCKKRHALRYCPIFIQMTVEDRRVVVRQHNYCRNCLAKSHTLDDCQSAETCRKCGFRHHTMLHPRKLTFNSSSSTITTKSTSSRQQPQKKPPTLARPRRQQSTSTPAQRKQPAKSRLGQRQHTASAGQQQRQPKKRYRSQSQRGRLPPKPRPQQKPRPQQKPKPQKAKKRRSAAPQPNYLILSEAIKSLATVLCASSSNFA